From the Ammospiza caudacuta isolate bAmmCau1 chromosome 24, bAmmCau1.pri, whole genome shotgun sequence genome, one window contains:
- the RAP1A gene encoding ras-related protein Rap-1A → MREYKLVVLGSGGVGKSALTVQFVQGIFVEKYDPTIEDSYRKQVEVDCQQCMLEILDTAGTEQFTAMRDLYMKNGQGFALVYSITAQSTFNDLQDLREQILRVKDTEDVPMILVGNKCDLEEERVVGKEQGQNLARQWCNCAFLESSAKSKINVNEIFYDLVRQINRKTPVEKKKPKKKSCLLL, encoded by the exons ATGCGTGAGTACAAGCTGGTGGTCCTTGGTTCAGGAGGTGTGGGCAAGTCTGCTCTG aCTGTACAGTTCGTTCAGGGAATTTTTGTTGAGAAATATGACCCAACAATAGAAGATTCATACAGAAAG CAAGTGGAGGTAGACTGTCAGCAGTGTATGCTGGAGATCCTCGACACGGCAGGGACA GAGCAATTCACAGCCATGAGGGACCTGTACATGAAGAACGGGCAGGGGTTTGCACTAGTATATTCTATCACAGCACAGTCCACGTTCAACGACCTGCAGGACCTGCGGGAGCAGATCCTGCGGGTGAAGGACACCGAGGAT GTTCCCATGATCCTGGTTGGCAATAAATGTGACCTGGAGGAAGAACGAGTCGTGGGCAAAGAGCAGGGGCAGAACTTAGCACGACAGTGGTGTAACTGTGCCTTTCTAGAATCGTCTGCAAAGTCGAAAATCAACGTAAATGAG ATCTTTTATGACCTGGTCAGACAGATAAATAGAAAAACACCAGTGGAAAAGAAGAAGCCTAAAAAGAAATCATGTCTGCTGCTTTAG